The following coding sequences lie in one Melopsittacus undulatus isolate bMelUnd1 chromosome 9, bMelUnd1.mat.Z, whole genome shotgun sequence genomic window:
- the SKOR1 gene encoding SKI family transcriptional corepressor 1 produces the protein MEAIATQMGNGRDGSSSPNSKQELQPYQGSNTLKPNQVGETSLYGVPIVSLVIDGQERLCLAQISNTLLKNYSYNEIHNRRVALGITCVQCTPVQLEILRRAGAMPISSRRCGMITKREAERLCKSFLGEHKPPKLPENFAFDVVHECAWGSRGSFIPARYNSSRAKCIKCSYCSMYFSPNKFIFHSHRTPDSKYTQPDAANFNSWRRHLKLSDKTATEELSHAWEDVKAMFNGGTRKRTFSLQGAAAAGPGAGSPAAKAALHPPPPAGPELAPAHKSLRCSGQEPGGDRGALGLPAAHGGAAGAHGGAGAVRSYPVIPVPSKGFGMLQKLPPPLFPHPYGFPAAAFGLCPKKQEDALGGAGGGEAGKGGALPPGMFWGPPHPHPHQPAQPPHQPGAAKDSGVYPSFPVFWPAAGSLPVPPYPAQSQAKAAATAVVVAAAAAAAAAAAEPPGLSGRHGELEGSEPSGSGRSSATPQEGTGAEGERCPSALSRAAGEEERSGDEALLAPLPLPRKGSYLSAFRPVVKDAESIAKLYGTRDAYGGAAPRGPGYLSPDFLSEGSSSYRSLSPGGDTAEEPEVDVESNRFPEDEEEDSASVPHDGRDPPPPRLLAGTEEPPPSADGPEEKAAEPVAQENGQAPDGSPERSSSSGGYEVFAPDRGEHLQPLKSSAALGAPAAFLCPPDAKEQDKEDNHSAAEDLETRKSYQDQRNVSHPSPVNTDRGEDTLGMDVPGTQLVEKDIENLARDELQKLVLEQMELRKKLERDFQSLKDNFQDQMKRELAYREEMVQQLQIVRDTLCNELDQERKARYAIQQKLKEAHDALHHFSCKMLTPRHCTGNCSFKPPLLPQ, from the exons ATGGAGGCGATCGCCACTcagatgggaaatgggagagatGGAAGCTCCTCCCCAAATTCAAAGCAAGAGCTGCAGCCGTACCAGGGCTCCAATACCCTCAAGCCCAACCAAGTGGGTGAGACCTCTCTGTACGGCGTGCCCATCGTGTCCCTGGTCATCGACGGGCAGGAGCGGCTGTGCCTGGCGCAGATCTCCAACACGCTGCTCAAGAACTACAGCTACAATGAGATCCACAACCGGCGGGTGGCCCTGGGCATCACCTGCGTGCAGTGCACGCCGGTGCAGCTGGAGATCCTGCGGCGGGCCGGGGCCATGCCCATCTCCTCCCGTCGCTGCGGCATGATCACCAAGCGGGAGGCGGAGCGGCTCTGCAAGTCCTTCCTGGGCGAGCACAAGCCGCCCAAGCTGCCCGAGAACTTCGCCTTCGACGTGGTGCACGAGTGCGCCTGGGGCTCCCGGGGCAGCTTCATCCCGGCCCGTTACAACAGCTCCCGTGCCAAGTGCATCAAGTGCAGCTACTGCAGCATGTACTTCTCCCCCAACAAGTTCATCTTCCACTCCCACCGCACCCCGGACTCCAAATACACCCAACCCGACGCCGCCAACTTCAACTCCTGGCGCCGTCACCTCAAGCTCAGCGACAAAACGGCCACGGAGGAGCTGTCTCACGCCTGGGAGGATGTCAAGGCCATGTTCAACGGCGGCACCCGCAAACGGACCTTCTCCCTGCAAGGGGCGGCCGCCGCCGGGCCCGGTGCCGGCTCCCCGGCCGCCAAGGCCGCGCTGCACCCTCCGCCGCCCGCCGGCCCCGAGCTGGCCCCGGCGCACAAGAGCCTCCGGTGCAGCGGGCAGGAGCCGGGGGGCGACCGAGGGGCGCTGGGGCTGCCGGCGGCTCACGGTGGGGCTGCGGGGGCGCACGGTGGGGCGGGCGCGGTGCGCAGCTACCCGGTGATCCCGGTGCCCAGCAAGGGCTTCGGGATGCTGCAGAAGCTGCCGCCGCCGCTCTTCCCGCACCCTTACGGCTTCCCTGCCGCCGCTTTCGGACTCTGCCCCAAGAAGCAGGAGGATGCGTTGGGAGGCGCTGGGGGAGGCGAGGCCGGCAAGGGCGGAGCGCTGCCCCCCGGTATGTTCTGGGGCCCCCCGCACCCGCACCCGCACCAACCGGCGCAGCCGCCGCACCAGCCCGGGGCCGCCAAGGACTCCGGTGTCTACCCCTCGTTCCCCGTGTTCTGGCCGGCCGCAGGCAGCCTCCCGGTGCCGCCGTACCCGGCGCAGAGCCAGGCCAAGGCGGCGGCCACGGCCGTGGTGGTGGctgcggcagcggcggcggcggcggcagcggcagaGCCTCCGGGGCTGTCGGGCCGGCACGGAGAGCTGGAGGGCTCGGAGCCGTCGGGCAGCGGCAGGAGCAGCGCTACCCCGCAGGAAGGCACCGGGGCCGAGGGCGAGCGCTGCCCCAGTGCGTTGTCACGGGCGGCGGGCGAGGAGGAGCGCTCCGGGGACGAGGCGCTGCTCGCCCCGCTGCCCCTGCCCAGGAAGGGCAGTTACCTCTCCGCCTTCCGCCCCGTGGTGAAGGACGCCGAGAGCATCGCTAAGCTCTACGGCACCCGGGATGCGTACGGAGGAGCGGCGCCCCGCGGCCCCGGGTACCTGTCCCCGGACTTCCTCAGCGAGGGCAGCTCCAGCTACCGCTCGCTCTCACCCGGGGGGGACACGGCCGAGGAGCCCGAGGTGGACGTGGAGTCCAACCGGTTCCCGGAGGACGAGGAGGAGGACAGCGCCTCGGTACCCCACGACGGACGGGACCCGCCGCCGCCCCGGCTCTTGGCCGGTACCGAGGAGCCGCCGCCGAGCGCCGATGGGCCCGAGGAGAAGGCGGCCGAGCCGGTGGCACAGGAGAACGGGCAGGCCCCAGACGGCAGCCCCGAgcggagcagcagcagcggcggctACGAG GTGTTCGCTCCGGACCGGGGGGAGCATCTGCAGCCGCTGAAGTCCTCCGCAGCGCTGGGAGCCCCGGCCGCGTTCCTGTGCCCCCCCGACGCGAAGG AGCAAGATAAAGAAGACAATCACTCCGCGGCAGAGGATTTAGAGACCAGAAAATCCTATCAGGACCAAAGGAATGTCTCTCATCCCAGCCCTGTAAATACCGACAGAG GAGAGGACACCCTCGGCATGGATGTCCCCGGGACGCAGCTGGTGGAGAAGGACATCGAAAACCTGGCCCGAG ATGAGTTACAAAAACTGGTCCTGGAGCAAATGGAGCTGAGgaagaagctggagagggacttccAGAGCCTGAAAG ATAACTTCCAGGACCAGATGAAGCGGGAGCTGGCGTACCGGGAGGAGAtggtgcagcagctccagatCGTCCGAG ACACGCTGTGCAACGAGCTGGACCAGGAGAGGAAAGCGCGTTACGCCATCCAGCAGAAGTTGAAAG AGGCCCACGATGCTCTGCATCACTTCTCCTGCAAAATGCTGACCCCGCGGCACTGCACGGGGAACTGCTCCTTCAAGCCGCCGCTGCTGCCCCAGTGa